From the Mycoplasmatota bacterium genome, one window contains:
- a CDS encoding DDE-type integrase/transposase/recombinase: MVKIISVLSVFLKYLNKLLYKFILFLDSHIISTPSSKSSGTYYEPFRKFTVDGEPIIQKVEKLDYQELLNVYFLKYNKHLKPVTRRRPSKLDFKGNCPICGAPHDYIYENNIKSKQLLCKVCSHTFTLNNDFLEKIILKCPHCSKNLERIKDRNSYIIYKCRHKKCSFYLDKLKKLTPDQLKQFKKKPGKFKLHYIYRAFDINFDSLERDSMSNLNMKVDLANIRHSKHTLGLILTYYVNYGLSSRKTAAIMYDIHQVKISHQTVMNYANSVSTMIRPLLENYPYDLSSDLCGDETYVRVKGKKHYIFFFSDKIKKIITSYQVFSKRDTFSAVVSLYQTFKKYTELPKNLKVVVDGNPIYNVAWSYFKSMNINFDLFQVIGLTNNTKTDKDYRPFKQVTERLNRTFKDDYIQMNGFGNIKSANAYMVLFTTFFNFLRPHKSLGYNPPVKLEEFDDLPHTPSKWLSLIDMSYSYIN; this comes from the coding sequence ATGGTTAAAATTATATCAGTTCTTTCAGTATTTTTAAAGTATTTAAACAAACTACTTTATAAATTTATTCTTTTTCTAGATTCACACATTATTTCTACACCTAGTTCTAAGTCATCTGGCACTTATTATGAACCTTTTAGGAAGTTCACTGTTGATGGTGAACCTATTATTCAGAAGGTTGAAAAGCTAGATTATCAAGAATTGCTTAATGTGTATTTTTTAAAGTACAATAAGCATCTCAAACCAGTTACTAGACGAAGGCCATCAAAACTTGATTTCAAAGGAAATTGCCCTATTTGTGGTGCTCCTCATGATTACATCTATGAAAATAATATTAAATCAAAACAGTTACTTTGTAAGGTATGTAGTCATACATTTACCTTGAATAATGATTTTCTTGAAAAGATTATTTTAAAATGTCCTCATTGTTCAAAGAACCTTGAAAGAATTAAAGACCGTAATAGTTATATTATTTATAAATGTAGACATAAGAAATGTTCCTTTTATTTAGATAAATTAAAGAAATTAACACCAGATCAATTAAAACAATTCAAAAAGAAACCAGGTAAATTTAAACTTCATTATATCTATCGTGCTTTCGATATTAACTTTGATTCCCTAGAACGTGACTCTATGTCTAATTTAAATATGAAGGTTGATTTAGCCAATATCAGACATTCTAAGCATACTCTAGGCTTAATCTTAACGTATTACGTTAACTACGGTTTGTCGAGTAGGAAAACTGCAGCTATCATGTATGATATTCACCAAGTTAAGATTTCCCATCAAACCGTGATGAATTATGCAAATAGTGTTTCTACAATGATTCGTCCCTTACTTGAAAATTACCCATATGATTTATCATCTGACCTTTGTGGGGATGAAACATATGTTAGGGTTAAGGGGAAGAAGCATTATATCTTCTTCTTCTCAGATAAAATTAAAAAGATTATTACTTCTTATCAAGTTTTTAGTAAACGTGATACTTTTTCAGCAGTCGTTTCACTATATCAAACATTCAAAAAATACACTGAACTACCTAAGAATTTGAAAGTAGTTGTGGATGGTAATCCTATTTACAACGTTGCATGGTCATACTTTAAAAGCATGAACATAAATTTCGATTTATTTCAAGTTATAGGACTCACTAATAACACGAAAACAGACAAGGATTACCGTCCATTTAAACAAGTAACTGAGCGTTTAAATAGAACTTTCAAAGACGATTATATCCAAATGAACGGATTTGGTAATATCAAGAGCGCTAATGCTTATATGGTCTTGTTTACAACGTTTTTTAACTTTCTAAGACCACATAAATCGTTAGGTTATAATCCGCCTGTTAAGTTAGAAGAATTTGATGATTTACCTCATACGCCAAGCAAATGGCTTTCTCTAATAGATATGAGTTACTCTTATATAAACTAA
- a CDS encoding family 10 glycosylhydrolase encodes MKKQICFFTLMFLTFLTVNHITIASTNEDILYKYGTQEPVTYYNTTNPVYLPKGTSYSKQEFRGVWVTTIWNLDVPKHTSEEQYKTMFTKILNTLDAYNMNVLVYQVRPKNDAMYESELNPWSRYMTGIEGVSPGWDPLPWMIQEAHKRGIEFHAWFNPYRVFVEGLSPDNFAAKHPEYVLRHSTGNEIFNPGIPDVQQFIIDTVMEVANKYDIDGVHFDDYFYPYGGLNPRYDANEYQQHNNLNLSLEDWRRENVNTVIRGVKNGLTQINNEQNKAIKFGISPFGIWANKSSHPLGSNTKGGVESYSELFADSYKWVKEEWIDYIVPQSYFEFTTSSAPYADVIDWWADLVDGTDVNLYTGQSIYRYKENGWNTGPWADPKELSNHLLYDSKHEEITGSVYFRYQYLKYTSPFNLTYGQSMLRNYFFKYEVLPPAYKNVDTTLPDAPEQLMIQKVNNGNKLTWKHDDQVKAYYIYRYTEDEQPTLESIKNVVDIVWPTEDDTISFTDETALDGVFYQYFVTAFDKANNESQATGITTNDFVTYEDLILEIEQNIENANDSQEAFDNLLNDISDKILQIEQLNTLGSSIDSNLTDLRKDMASTTEEIENLLTNELQAINQLMTELETDIQNNQLNKEELEQKLQTIEEKEDEFLTKINDIKIKYDTLANLFSLISNDFITYNKDYQQAPTLNELETDSLNDKLDDIKHWLDIINEKKDVIDESDQTLINEITSLNNRFITNKEQLNTLNELTNEAEVIINSLPDVTNQLESKINNTNPLYSNFEQLYNSVNTKKTEVDSKIKQLTIKINELKENDEQEPNDIEEQEPNEIDEKEDYNIIIIGVAASFIFIYGIFKLITKVQHK; translated from the coding sequence ATGAAAAAGCAAATCTGTTTTTTTACATTAATGTTTTTAACATTTTTAACTGTCAATCACATAACAATCGCAAGTACAAATGAAGATATCTTGTATAAATATGGTACACAAGAACCTGTAACCTATTACAATACGACTAACCCTGTTTATCTTCCTAAAGGTACTTCTTATTCAAAACAAGAGTTTCGTGGCGTATGGGTTACAACCATCTGGAATCTAGATGTTCCTAAACACACAAGTGAAGAGCAATATAAAACGATGTTTACAAAGATTCTAAATACATTAGACGCTTATAACATGAATGTATTAGTCTATCAAGTAAGACCTAAGAATGATGCAATGTATGAATCAGAACTTAACCCATGGTCACGATATATGACTGGAATAGAGGGTGTAAGTCCTGGGTGGGATCCATTACCTTGGATGATTCAAGAAGCCCATAAACGGGGGATTGAATTTCATGCCTGGTTTAACCCCTATCGAGTATTCGTGGAGGGATTAAGCCCTGATAATTTCGCAGCAAAACATCCTGAATATGTTCTTAGACACAGTACTGGAAATGAGATTTTCAATCCAGGAATCCCTGATGTACAACAATTTATTATTGACACGGTAATGGAAGTCGCTAATAAATATGATATTGATGGCGTTCATTTTGATGATTATTTTTATCCATATGGAGGACTAAATCCCAGATATGATGCTAATGAATATCAACAGCACAATAATCTTAATTTATCTCTAGAAGATTGGCGACGTGAAAATGTCAATACAGTCATCAGAGGCGTTAAAAATGGGTTAACCCAAATCAATAACGAACAGAATAAAGCAATTAAATTTGGTATAAGTCCATTTGGGATATGGGCAAATAAATCTAGTCATCCACTTGGTTCAAATACTAAGGGTGGTGTTGAAAGTTACTCAGAACTATTTGCTGATTCATATAAATGGGTAAAGGAAGAATGGATTGATTATATCGTTCCCCAATCTTACTTTGAATTTACAACTTCAAGTGCACCTTATGCAGATGTCATAGATTGGTGGGCAGATCTTGTAGATGGAACTGACGTTAATTTATATACTGGTCAGTCTATTTACCGATATAAAGAGAACGGTTGGAACACAGGTCCTTGGGCTGACCCTAAAGAATTAAGTAACCACCTTTTATATGATTCTAAACATGAGGAAATCACTGGAAGTGTTTACTTTAGATACCAATATTTGAAATATACATCTCCATTTAATTTAACCTATGGTCAAAGTATGTTAAGAAATTATTTCTTTAAATATGAAGTATTACCACCTGCTTATAAAAACGTGGATACTACATTACCAGATGCTCCAGAACAATTAATGATTCAAAAGGTAAATAATGGAAATAAACTAACATGGAAACATGATGATCAAGTTAAAGCTTACTATATCTATCGTTATACAGAAGATGAGCAACCAACCTTAGAATCAATCAAAAATGTCGTTGATATTGTCTGGCCAACAGAAGATGATACTATTTCATTTACTGATGAAACTGCCTTAGATGGTGTGTTTTATCAATATTTTGTGACTGCATTTGATAAAGCAAACAATGAAAGTCAAGCAACAGGAATAACGACTAATGATTTTGTAACCTATGAAGATTTAATTCTTGAGATTGAACAAAACATAGAAAATGCAAATGATTCACAAGAAGCATTTGATAACTTATTAAATGATATATCAGATAAGATATTACAGATTGAACAATTAAACACACTTGGAAGTAGTATAGATTCAAATCTAACAGATTTAAGAAAGGATATGGCATCTACTACTGAAGAAATTGAGAATCTACTTACAAATGAGCTACAAGCAATAAATCAGTTAATGACTGAATTAGAAACAGATATTCAAAATAATCAGTTAAATAAAGAAGAATTAGAACAAAAATTACAGACGATTGAAGAAAAAGAAGATGAATTTCTAACTAAAATCAATGATATTAAAATAAAATATGATACATTGGCAAATTTATTTTCCCTTATTTCAAATGATTTTATCACCTATAATAAGGACTATCAACAAGCTCCAACCCTTAATGAATTGGAAACCGATTCATTAAATGATAAATTAGATGATATTAAACACTGGTTGGATATAATTAATGAAAAGAAAGATGTTATTGATGAATCTGATCAAACATTAATTAATGAAATCACCTCATTAAATAATCGTTTTATAACTAATAAAGAACAATTAAATACCCTTAATGAATTAACTAACGAAGCAGAAGTTATTATAAATTCCTTACCAGATGTTACAAATCAATTAGAAAGCAAAATTAATAATACTAATCCGTTATATAGTAATTTTGAACAATTATATAACTCTGTAAACACTAAGAAAACTGAGGTTGACTCTAAAATCAAGCAACTAACAATAAAAATTAATGAATTAAAGGAAAATGATGAACAAGAACCCAATGATATTGAAGAACAAGAACCTAATGAAATTGATGAAAAGGAAGATTACAATATTATAATCATCGGTGTCGCTGCATCATTTATCTTTATATATGGTATCTTCAAATTAATAACAAAAGTGCAACATAAATAA
- a CDS encoding ABC transporter permease subunit, giving the protein MIIFKHTFKRMLTLKFLIIYFIIFIPIFLGFTALFNIDMKNVSSYIIMRDHYLSNFFIVTFMWSLGLPFLITTASRGSALIQKEIDDDTLVLLVSKPINRKRIYLEKWLASFAISTIIGLLSIFLSLTLYIIVFKIDSMILLMFISLIPSLIIYILFINFVLTSLSMFVTALFKHRTRSVITLVIFIMIFQLILPIFKPLLIQSRVYEKYFVYLYDLNYHFGIIYYSIINLFSTVSFSPFTQIKIAQFVGIFSTGFNGYDMDRDLGFLPDHFQALNYINPIFVFIFWILLSSLFMWLCYRILKNTDIG; this is encoded by the coding sequence ATGATTATTTTTAAGCATACTTTCAAAAGAATGTTAACGTTAAAATTTTTAATAATATATTTTATTATCTTTATTCCAATATTTTTAGGTTTTACAGCTCTGTTTAATATAGATATGAAAAATGTTTCTAGTTATATTATTATGAGAGATCATTATTTATCTAATTTCTTTATTGTAACTTTTATGTGGTCATTAGGACTTCCTTTCCTTATTACAACAGCTAGTAGAGGGAGTGCATTGATTCAAAAAGAGATAGATGATGATACACTAGTTTTATTAGTTTCTAAACCAATCAATAGAAAGAGAATTTATTTAGAAAAATGGTTGGCTTCATTTGCGATATCAACTATCATTGGATTACTCAGTATCTTTTTAAGTCTAACACTTTATATTATTGTATTTAAGATAGACTCAATGATTTTATTAATGTTTATATCGCTCATTCCAAGTTTAATTATTTATATTCTATTTATTAATTTTGTGTTGACCTCTCTTTCGATGTTTGTTACAGCTCTTTTTAAACATCGGACAAGATCAGTGATTACTTTGGTTATATTTATTATGATTTTCCAATTAATATTACCGATTTTTAAACCGTTGTTAATTCAATCTAGGGTTTATGAAAAATATTTTGTTTATTTATATGACTTAAATTATCATTTTGGAATTATATATTATTCAATTATAAATTTATTTTCAACAGTTAGCTTTTCACCGTTTACCCAAATAAAGATCGCACAATTTGTTGGTATCTTTAGTACTGGTTTTAATGGATATGATATGGATAGAGATTTAGGGTTCTTACCAGATCATTTTCAAGCATTAAATTATATAAATCCAATCTTTGTTTTTATTTTCTGGATATTGTTATCAAGTTTATTTATGTGGTTATGTTACCGAATATTGAAAAACACAGATATTGGGTAA
- a CDS encoding ABC transporter ATP-binding protein: protein MVKYEITTKGLAKHFGKFTAVDQINLKISKGSIHGIVGPNGAGKTTTIKMLIGAMIPTSGTGLIGNHEIGTMQSRQMIGYVPEKATFYKDLNAIEYLIYMGQLSGLTLENAIKRAHDVLKLFELIPFMYKKPTAFSSGMKKKLTIAQSLMHKPEILILDEPTANLDPETRMFIINILKRLVKEENMTVFISSHILTELELVVDEVSLIDKGNIVLTGKIDEIKRRFNQGVIEIETDNNHSLKRTLDKLNYIDETKIDEKKLKVYTKEVDLFKKEIGKIIYDLGLMIHALNEEKITLDNIYQNVFIKGKEDDKL from the coding sequence ATGGTAAAATATGAGATTACAACGAAAGGTTTAGCGAAACATTTTGGTAAGTTTACCGCTGTTGATCAAATAAATTTAAAGATTTCTAAGGGGTCTATTCATGGGATTGTTGGGCCAAATGGAGCGGGAAAAACGACGACAATAAAAATGTTAATAGGAGCAATGATTCCTACAAGTGGAACTGGTCTGATTGGAAATCATGAAATAGGAACCATGCAATCAAGACAAATGATAGGTTATGTACCTGAAAAAGCAACCTTTTATAAAGATTTAAATGCGATTGAGTATCTAATTTATATGGGACAATTATCAGGATTAACCTTAGAGAATGCGATTAAAAGAGCACATGATGTACTGAAATTATTTGAATTAATTCCGTTTATGTATAAAAAACCAACTGCTTTTTCATCAGGAATGAAAAAGAAATTAACGATTGCACAATCGTTAATGCATAAACCTGAAATACTAATTTTAGATGAACCAACCGCTAATTTAGACCCTGAAACAAGAATGTTTATTATCAATATTTTAAAAAGATTAGTAAAAGAAGAAAACATGACTGTATTTATTAGTTCTCATATATTAACAGAACTAGAACTCGTAGTCGATGAAGTGTCACTGATTGATAAAGGAAACATCGTGTTAACTGGGAAAATTGATGAAATTAAAAGACGATTTAATCAAGGGGTTATTGAAATTGAAACAGATAATAATCATTCATTAAAAAGGACCTTAGATAAATTAAATTATATAGATGAAACAAAAATTGATGAAAAAAAATTAAAGGTATATACGAAAGAAGTAGATTTGTTTAAAAAAGAAATAGGAAAAATTATTTATGACCTAGGATTAATGATTCATGCATTGAATGAAGAAAAAATAACATTAGATAATATCTATCAAAATGTATTTATAAAAGGGAAAGAAGATGATAAGTTATGA
- the ligA gene encoding NAD-dependent DNA ligase LigA has product MEQIKRRILEIRTLLNKYNYEYYVLDKPTVSDREYDRLMQELISLEQDYPMYQSEDSPSQRVGGEVLSQFEKVTHEVPMLSLGNAFNETEILDFSRRVEEIIPNPEYMCELKIDGLAVSIHYQNGLFSYAATRGDGVTGENISHNVKTIKSVPLKLNENVDIEVRGEIYMPKKSLEKLNEERTKENLPLFANPRNAAAGSVRNLDSKIASKRNLSVFLYSVPNASAMGFKTHSESLDYLDTLGFKTNKERKLCHNIHEVLDFIIYWSNHLNDLPYEIDGLVIKVNDLEKQEQIGYTAKSPKWAIAYKFPAEEVTTVLKDIIFTVGRTGSITPNAILEPVRVSGSVVRRATLHNEDFVKSRDIRIGDQVIVRKAGYIIPEIVGPVASTRKGDEEIFEMIKECPVCHSTLVRKEQEADYYCLNRDCVARNIESLIHFSSRDAMNIEGLGEKIVELFVNLGLIKTIPDIYRLKKEDIIALEGFREKSTDNLLTAINKSKDNSLEKLLFGLGIRYVGNKVAKILAKNYKTLDNMMKQSKEDYMQIPEIGEVIASSLENYFQDEEKNALINTLKLLGLNMEYLGDDKVIEAIEFKNKTFVLTGILGTMKRGEAKEILEKLGAKVSGSVSKKTDVVVFGSDAGSKLTKAEALNITLWDETTFVKTIKQYMKEDL; this is encoded by the coding sequence ATGGAACAAATTAAGAGAAGAATATTAGAGATTAGAACTTTACTTAATAAATATAATTATGAATACTATGTTTTAGATAAACCTACTGTTAGTGACCGCGAATATGATCGATTGATGCAGGAATTAATTAGTTTAGAACAAGATTATCCTATGTATCAATCAGAAGATTCTCCATCACAAAGAGTTGGAGGAGAAGTATTATCTCAATTTGAAAAAGTAACCCATGAAGTACCTATGTTATCTTTAGGTAATGCTTTTAATGAAACTGAAATTTTAGATTTTAGTCGAAGAGTAGAAGAAATAATACCTAATCCAGAGTATATGTGCGAATTAAAAATTGATGGTCTGGCAGTATCTATTCATTATCAGAATGGTTTATTTTCCTATGCAGCAACGAGAGGTGATGGGGTAACAGGAGAAAATATTTCCCATAATGTTAAAACGATTAAATCCGTTCCATTAAAATTAAATGAGAATGTTGATATTGAAGTTCGCGGTGAAATTTATATGCCTAAAAAATCACTTGAAAAGTTAAATGAGGAACGGACAAAAGAGAATCTACCACTATTTGCGAATCCTCGAAATGCAGCAGCAGGGAGTGTTAGAAACCTCGATTCAAAAATTGCATCAAAAAGGAATTTAAGTGTTTTTCTTTATAGTGTACCGAATGCATCTGCTATGGGTTTCAAGACACATAGTGAATCATTAGATTATTTAGATACTTTAGGTTTTAAAACAAACAAAGAAAGAAAATTATGTCACAATATTCATGAGGTATTAGATTTTATTATTTATTGGTCTAATCACCTTAATGATTTACCTTATGAAATTGATGGACTTGTCATAAAAGTAAATGATTTAGAAAAACAAGAACAAATTGGATATACTGCTAAATCACCCAAGTGGGCAATTGCATATAAATTTCCAGCAGAAGAAGTGACCACTGTTTTAAAAGACATTATTTTTACGGTAGGAAGAACAGGGAGCATTACCCCAAATGCGATATTAGAGCCTGTTAGAGTATCAGGTTCGGTCGTAAGACGAGCTACTTTACATAATGAAGATTTTGTTAAATCTCGAGATATAAGAATTGGTGATCAAGTAATTGTAAGAAAAGCAGGTTATATTATTCCTGAAATAGTTGGACCAGTTGCATCAACTAGAAAAGGGGATGAGGAAATTTTTGAAATGATAAAAGAATGTCCTGTGTGTCATTCAACCTTAGTAAGAAAAGAACAAGAGGCAGATTATTATTGTTTAAATAGAGATTGTGTTGCGAGAAATATAGAATCACTCATTCATTTTTCTAGTCGTGATGCGATGAATATTGAAGGATTAGGAGAGAAAATTGTTGAGTTGTTTGTAAATTTAGGTTTAATTAAGACGATTCCAGATATTTATCGATTAAAAAAGGAAGATATTATTGCTTTAGAAGGATTTAGAGAAAAGTCCACTGATAATTTATTAACAGCGATAAATAAATCAAAAGATAATAGTTTGGAGAAATTATTATTTGGTTTAGGAATTCGTTATGTAGGAAATAAAGTTGCGAAAATCTTAGCGAAAAATTATAAAACACTTGATAATATGATGAAACAATCAAAAGAAGATTATATGCAAATTCCTGAGATTGGAGAAGTGATTGCGAGTAGTTTAGAAAATTATTTTCAAGATGAAGAAAAAAATGCTTTAATTAATACCTTAAAACTTTTAGGACTAAATATGGAATATTTAGGTGATGATAAGGTGATTGAAGCGATTGAATTTAAGAATAAGACCTTTGTTTTAACTGGTATATTAGGTACGATGAAACGAGGTGAAGCAAAAGAAATACTTGAAAAATTAGGCGCAAAAGTCTCAGGGAGTGTAAGTAAAAAAACAGATGTTGTTGTTTTTGGAAGTGATGCTGGCTCTAAGTTAACAAAAGCAGAAGCATTAAATATTACACTTTGGGATGAAACAACTTTTGTGAAAACAATTAAACAATATATGAAGGAGGATTTATGA